aagaagcagcagttacagccagaaatgaaacaattgactggttcaaaattgggaaaggaggaagaagttGCTGTTTCGCCGGGGCCTGGTCCTGAGGACGCGGTCCAGGTGGCCCCTGGCCTCTTCCTACCCACCCCTCCGCCCGCCTTTCCCCCCACTTCTCTGGCAGGATGAGGCGTGCAGGCCTGGGTGAAGGAGCGCCCCCTGGCAACTCTGGGAACTATGGCTATCCCAGTAGTGGGTACAGTGCCTGTGAAGAGGAGAACGAGAGACTCAcggaaagtctgagaaacaaaGTGACGGCTATAAAGTCTCTTTCCATTGAAATAGGCCATgaagttaaaaatcaaaataaattattagcTGAAATGGATTCACAGTTTGATTCTACAACTGGATTTCTAGGCAAAACTATGGGAAAACTGAAGATTTTATCCCGAGGGAGCCAAACGAAGTTGCTGTGCTATATGATGCTATTCtcattgtttgtcttttttgtcaTTTACTGGATTATTAAACTGAGGTGATGCACGTCAGTGTGACTTTGGAATTTGTTCCAACTTAACAGCTTGGAGTACcacatcagtaaaaaaaaatcagcatcaaAACATTCCTGAATTTCAGCTACTCTGGCTCCTCCCATCAAAGAATACTGAATCTTACTTGTTTTATAAATCACACTAGATAATACAGTGCTCTTTGGATACTGTTTCTTAATGGTTCACTTTTTGCCCCTATTTTCAGGGGTACTGGGATGTTCTGAGGTTCACTCTGGCCCTAAcagttttttcctgttttttgctGTGAGATTAAAGAGCAGTTATAAAATTCTGTTGTTACCATTGATTTAGGTTTATGTTCCACATAAAGAAACTTAGTGGGAGAATAGCAATGCCTAAAGAGCCTGACGAGATGCTCTTGAGGCGGTGAGCAAGTCTGTGATAGATGGAGAGCGTGTTTTCCTGAATTGTCATTGCCACAATGTTGTACTCTTCTTTGctcctttattttgtttaaattgtaagctgattttttttttacctacagTTTTCCTAATAATTTTTGATGATATGACtctccaccccccccacccccacccaaggaCCTCAGTCTTGACTAAAACTTGTTATTTTGGCATATTTCTAGTAGGATCCAAAACAAATGTGTACCAGTATAGTTGTCATTTTatattaactttatatatatataacattgacTTGGCTTATAATAGTTTTATGATTTTAGCCACTTAGATAGGCCATTTGGTTATCATTTATAACAGAATAATGTGAAACTAAAGTAATTGCTAAGCTctgaatggaaataaaatgttcaGGAAAAGTAATTGCCTCTGCTTTATTATGTGCTCAAAATAAGTATTGGAAATACTCAGGCATTGAACTTGGGGTTAAGGGCACTGTTGTTTTAATCTAGTGTATTTGTTTATAGGAAACAATGCAAAAATGGACTGCTAAGTAGATGCCAAAATGTTGTGACATTGTCTGTATGGCTAGTGTTTtggaatttgttcatttataggcttcagaaataaaatttttaataaaatgtaaaaaaaaaaaaaattgggaaaggagtaggacaaggctgtatagtgtcaccctgcttatttgagttacatgcagagtacatcaagagcaatgctgggctggaggaagcacaagctggaatcaagattgctgggggaaatattaagagcctcagataggcagatgataataccactctaaaggcagaaagagaagaggaagtaaGAACTTCTTGAGGAGGGtgcaaaaggaaagtgaaaaagctggcttgaaactcaacatgaaaaaaactaagattatggcatctggtaccatcaattcatggcaaatagaagggggaaaagtagaaacagtaacagattttattttcttgagccccaaaatcactgcagatggaaactgcagccgtgaaattaaaagacacttgctccttggaagaaaagctatggaaaacctaaacagcatattaaaaagcagagatatcactttgccaacaaagatctgtatagtcaaagctatggtttttccagtagttgtgtatagaTGCCTGTacgtgttggaccataaagaaggctgtactgaagaagattcttgagagtcccttaaactgcaagaagattaaatcagtcaattctaaaggaaatcaacccagaattttcattggaaggactgatgctgaagctgaagattcaGTACtatgggcacctgatgcgaagagccaactcactggaaaagaccctgatgctagtaaagcttgaaggcaaaaggagaggagggcgacagaggatgagatggttagttggcattactgactcagtgggcatgagtttgagcaaactcaggaagatagtgaaggacagggaagcctggtgtgctgcagtctacggagttgcaaagagttagacatgacttagcaactgaacaacaacaggtgcccttttcttttcctttctacttttctgaattttccaactcctctaaaataaatatttgctgcatttcaagaatttgtttttaaagcccTTAGTTTAGAATGGTAAGACTAATAGTGATCCAAAAATGTTCCTGTGATTATTCTATAGTTAGGTATCAGGCTGAAGACAAGTATGACTTTATCTTCTCTCAGAGCTTAGGcctgaagaaaagaacaaaacaaaattctctcCACATGGAGAGGAAAATCCAGAACTTAATTCAAATTCTTTCCTCCAATACTGTTTTTGTTTCCTCCAGTATATCTACTGATCTGTTTCCAGTGGCCCACTCTTTGTATAAATAGTGCTGTCATTAGCCTGAACATATGAGTTAAATCTTAGTGGAGTTAACCTTTAAAAGAGAGTTGTACTAGGAGTCAAGATACTTGCTTTCTCTTGTCAGCTTGTTACCAAAACACAAGCCTGTGTGCCTgagcacagtgaggccaaacagtaccaaaacattggagtttggaacagagaaaggtttattgaggACCATGTaaggagatgggtggctcatgccTTAAAAACCTCCCTGAAAGCTCTCAGCAAAGCCCTTTTACAGAAAAGGTGAGGAAGGGGCATGTAGTTCTTGCAAACAAAGTTCTTGGTGTCAGTTCCTCTTTTTTTgaggtcaggtcatggtcaggTAAGAGTGTTTCTATTCATCTCCACCAaataaatgttattctctgttctgatgAGAAAGGGCAAGGTCCCAAGGCACACCTTTCGCCCCCTAAGGGATGAGCCCTGGCTGAAGAGGCAGAGCTCAGTTGGCAGCTCCCTTGGGGCCCGGTCCCCAGACCTGGCCCAGCTGTCGTTCTTGAGGGAGTCAGTCACCCAACTCGACTGGCCCTCAGGCTTCTCAGCCTGCCAGGCCAGGTCCTGCAGCCTGCATTCTttgcacactgctgctgctgaagcAGCTCTCCACCAGCTCGAGGCCTGGACCCGGTCAGGGGCTGACCTAGGCGAGGGTTCTGGGGCCCTGCAGCACAcagcccccagcctctccctgggCCCCCAGCTCACCAGCAGGATGACCCTGGGGAGAAAGTGTGAATCCGCCTCTTACCTTGCTCTCCACTTGATGGCCACCACTCATGGGGGCTGAATAGGCCCACTGATGGTCTCGTGGTAACTGTTGCCTGGTAACAGGGAGTGAGCTAACTGTACACAGCAAAGGCAGTATGCTAGGGGCTGCCTACAGCCACACGCCACTACAAGATCTGTAGTTGACTTTCTGTATCTACGGTCAAGCTATCTAACCAGTTTTGCCCTTGAtttcttcatcttaaaaatgAGGAACTTACatgcattgttggtaggaatgtaaaatgatgtgaCTGGTGACTGGTGTAGAAAACAGATTGCCAGGTCCTCAAAAAGTCAAATATAGAATTTCGTATTACCCAGCAATTCTAtgcctaggtatatacccaaaacaataaaaattgggctcaaacagatattttaaaatcaatgttcatagcaacatttttcataatattcaAATGGGAGAAACACCCCAAGTGTCCATTCAAAGagaaatgggtaaacaaaatgtgctatatGCATACAAATGGTTCTGAAAACACTTCCATGGTAACGAGAGAGAGTTTCCCAACAAACAATGCTTTGATACCAGTTAGGTGTCTTACATTTTAACTCAGTTTTGATACTTCCTACCAGGAGATAGAATCAGATTCCACAGGTCAGGGGTTCAGTCATACAAGACTGCCCTGGGCTTCAGATGCCAATCAAAAGTCCAGGTTGTTATCTGTGCTTGTGACCAACTgactataaatcagaggttcccatgatCCCCTCTTTGGGTTTGGATCATTTGCTTGAGTGGTTCACAGGACTCAGGAAACCCTTTAATGTACCAGATTACGGTTTTGTTACCAAAGGATATAACCCAGGGACAACCAGACAGAAGAGACCCACCAATCTCTGGCAGAGTCACCAACCTCAAAGCTCTCCAAACTGTCCTTTTGAATCTTTACGGTGGCCTCATTAAATAGTCACGATTGATTACATCAATAGACGGGGTGATGATTCAACATCTAGCCCCTCTCCTCTACCTGAGGGCCAGGCCAAGGAGCTGAAAGTGCCAGCCCTCCAATCACAGCGTTGGTTGCCCTGGCAACCAGCACCCAGTCTTAGCTGACCTACAGGcattccaaaagtcacctcattaatgTGACAAAGGAAGCCTCTATTTCTCTCACCACTTAGAAGATGccaagtttttttaaaactccTGTGCTAGAAATGGGAACAAAGATCAAATGTCATGttggggtttttctgtaacatcttatggaaaaattccaatgacctttttggccaacccaaagcCTATTTCctgatataaatcacaatatcacaacatataatggaatgttactcagttgAAGTTCTAATACATGCAGTGATGTGGAtcaatcttgaaaacattatgctaagtgaaatcagagagacacaaaaggacaaatattgtatgattccacttctgtgagttacctagaataggcaaattcatagagacagagaatgGATTAGAATTTATCAGGGACTAGGGGAGAAGAAGTGGGGAGTtaattgtttaatgggtacagagtttctgtttagggtgatgaaaaaactttgaaaagagctagtggtgatggttgcacaaccttCTGACTGTAATTAATGACACCAAATTGTACACATACAATGGTTAaagtggcaaattttatgttatatatattttgctaCCATAAGAAATTGAGAGATTTAAATacgattaaaaaaaatctttgaactCTAATTTTCTATAATTTGATGGCCAAAGTGCTAGTGGAAGAAGAGGGAACTGGTTTGGGTGGGGAAGGAAGTGTTAGAATTAGTCCACTGGAACTCTGTGAAGACTAAAAAAAGTAAAACCCCAAAACGGCAGATGGGAGGCTGTTGGCCAAATCCAGCTAGGAGgtgtgttttgtttggtttgcgCAATGTCTACCGACATAGCATTTAAGGTTTTAAAGGAATTGATTGTTAAACTGTACAACCTGAGTTTATTGCTGTTAGGGGaaccactgactgaaactgcctgCCCTGGTCAGGCACAATAGTTACCTAACCATCTACAGGAGTTGTCTTACAACAGGAGGTCTGGGCAAGGAACTTGGAACCAACAATCTACCACCATTcctcttggctgagtgatgcagAAGCGACCAGGAGGAAGCCTCAGTCAGAGATGACCTAGAAATCAAGCCTGCTGCCACAGAGCCTGAGGCTGTGAGCCAGGCGGACAGCAGTGCTCCTGTGTTCCCTCCCACTGGTGCTCTGTGCCCCGGGCGTTCCTTTCCAACAACACCTCTTTCCTTTCTAGTATGAATTCAGACAACTCATTTCCAAGTATTAAACAAGAGCCCAcccttgggccctggaaggggcccCTGTTCCTGCAACATTGCTATGAAAAATTCTggtttctgattttctttgaaatattaaaagatcTGGTAATACCAGGTGCAAACTCTCAACTAGCTGGAGTTTTGTGAAATCGCTATGGCCTTTAAGCAGTACACCCTCTTCAAACAGCCCCTCTGGCCTTTAGTAGCTTATTTCCAGCTGGCCTAATTGATCTCTGCTACTTGTCTGTATCCTGTGAAATCTGAACCTGTGGCCTCCAGCACAAATCAGTGATCGGTGAATTTTTCTGAGAGCCCTGTGCTTGGTTTGTCAacttctttaaagaaaagtattatCAACTGAGGAAAAAAGGCACAAtctaaaagttgaaaattatgttttatttggtatACCTACTAAGGACTTAAACCTGAGAGACAgactctcagatagctctgaggatttgttccaaagaggtaaggaAGTAGGCAGGATATGTGAGTTTTTGCAAAAACCAGGTAGTTGGAAAATCAGAAGATtactatcaattaaaaaaaaaaacccagacatCTCAAGTGGATGAATTTAGGATtttctagggacagaggagcctggcaggcgtccacggggctgcaaagactcACACACACTGGGCAGCTGAGCACACCTTCGTGTGCATAGGGGAAGACGCAAGAGTTCGGGCTGTGGAAACCATTCCTTTGATGTGCATCTTAAATCTGGGGCCAGTACCCTGTTCTCTCCCATCTGGAGTTCCCTCAGAGTGCATACTTGGGAGTGTCTGCAGTTGCTGATGGCTTGGTGATGGCAGCATTTTTTCTTTACTGATATTACAGGAGACATTCTTCATCCACAGTgttgaaagaaatttattttaattctttttgttcctttcttacCTCTTCTACAACATGGAAATGACTTTCTATGCTACCACTTAAGGCCTCAGTAACTGACATGACTATGTGTGAATAACTGTTTAGAATAAGTGTGCTAAACAATACTTAAAGAGATAATTCATGCACGCAGTTCTTGCAGATTTGATCACTGCTTCTGTTGCAGtcatcaagttcagttcagtcgctcagcgtctctgactctttgtaaccccatggactgcggcacacgaGGCTTCagcgtccatcaccaactcccagagcctgctcaaactcattaagtcagtgatgccatccagccatctcatcctctgtcatccccttctcctccgccttcaatctttccctgcatcaggggctttgccaaggagtcagttcttcgcatcaggtggccaaagtattggagtttcagcttcagcatcagtccttccagtgaatagtcaggactgatttcctttaggatggactggttggatctccttgcagtccaagactctctcaagagtcttctctaacaccacagttcacaagcatcaattcttcagcgctcagctttctttatagtccaactctcacatccatacaggaccactggaaaaaccacagctttgacaatatggacctttgttggcaaagtaatgtctctgctttttaatatgctgtctaggttggtcatagcttttcttccaaggagcaagcttcttttaattttgtggtttcaatcaccatctgctgtgattttggagcccaagaaaataaagtctgtcactgtttccattgtttccccatctatttgctgtgaagtgatgggaccagatgccatgatcttagttttttccaTGTTGAGTTTTTCACTCAAcctgagccagctttttcactctcctcttccactttcatcaagatgctctttagttctttttcgctttctgccataaaggtggtgtcatctgcgtatctgaggttactgatatttctcccagcaatcttgattccagcttgtgctttatccagcccagcatttggcatgatgtactctgcataaagttaaataagcagcatcaCAGAagcaggcttgacatactcctttcccaatttggacctaggctgttgttctgtgtccagttctaactgttgcttcctgacctccatacaggtttctcaggaggcaggtaaggtggtctagtattcccatctctttaagaatttcctacagtttgttgtgatccacacagtcaaaggatttagcatagtcaatgttatccacacagtcaaagactttagtgtagcctgttgcagggaggaagccaattctgactccatgttggagaccatttctttgacttgtttttattattataatcatactcaGTGGCTTGTCAGAGGGACCCCACCCCTCTGCTTGACTGTGAACTAAAGTGCCTCTGTTCAGCTCCTGGAGAGATGGTTTGTCCCTGCCCACTTGTGAATAaaagagattaacacaccccttCCAAGGCTGGACATTCCCTTGGAGATATTTTGTAAGACTGAAAGACCCTTTCACCttacttccccactgcctctccctctctattctgccttctgtctttagttcctcattgcttctttctctctgatctataaaagaacctggcatccagaccccaataagatggttattttgaggcactagcctgccatcttctcagtctgctagCCCCCTGATTAAAGTCTCTTTCTTACCTCAACACCTCTTCTCTCGGATTCATTGGCCTATGGTGCGGCAAGCAGAGGGAGCCTGGACTCGGTAACACTTTCTCAAATCTTCAAACATTTTATAGCTACTTTAATTgagtttgttattttatttcaaaaaagtcAAAGTTAATGTTGAAAGAAAGTTtcaacaatacacagaaatacATAAAAGGCAAAGCCTTTCCTGTTTTTCCTCCCCAGGGGTAACCACAGTTAGCAGCTGGGTGTTTCCAGATTTCAgacctttgtttttgtttgtaggtttgtttttacttctgtttttgcACATAGTTATGTAGAAACTTGTGTACTTATATGAACATAGAAACATAgaacatatgtttttttttccccacaaaaaaaGAGATTATACTACATTTATTGCTttgcaacttgctttttaaatttgacAATATATTGTGATCATTTCCCCATATCTACACACATAGATATGCTTCATTCTTTGTGATGGCTATGCAGCATCAGAGTATTAGGtataaatatagtttatttgAACATCTCACTTTTGACATATTTAGGTTTTCTCTGATTACTACTAATATAAATTTAATGACACAAAGGACATTCTTCAGCCAACATCCTGGCAATAGGGAAGAAATTATTCTGAAGATTAGACTCTTAGAAATCGGCTTATTAGTAAGgagtctgtgttttaaaatttttatcagtaTTGTAAAGTGCTCTTTAAAATTTACATTCCCGCTGTTACTGACAGTGGTGTCTTTGACTTTTACCAGTGTAGTAGGCAAATCATGGTGTCTCATTTTGTtccatttgcatttccttctttattaacTAAGATGACATACCATTGTGTATTTCATTAGCCGTCTGTATTTCCCTTTCTGGAAGCTATCTCTTCATATTCTTGGTTGGTTAACTCTTTCAATTTAGATACATGAGAATATGTAATCAGAAAATATATCTGTATGTCTGTGTACTAAGAGATGTTTCAAAAACCTGGCTCCTGGCTTGGAGTGTGCATATATCCTTGTTCCTTGCTAGTGTATTAACATCCTCTTGTTGTGGCTTGTAGATATATGTGAGTCAGCCATCAGACAAGCAACATTTGTTCTTTGCCCAGGACAATGAACTAGGTACACTGTGTaagttaaagagaaataaaataatttaaatggcaAGAGTCTCCTACCGGCCTTTAGAAGATCATGAGCTAATAGCTGTGAAATGTACATGGAAGCAAGGACAACGAAAGTAATGGTATTTGCTTGCCTTTGAGCAGTGCTTTACAGCTGATATTCTTTTGATAAAGAAGTCAAGGacaaaaatagtgaaaatgtCGAATTAAAACAGATAAGCACCATAACATTGTAGCAGGGGTTTGGGAGGTGTAGAGAAAAGTTGGGAGCATGGGGCCTGGGATTGTCGAACAGCAGAAAATCCCAGGAAGGACAATAGAGAAATGAAGGATGAGAGGGAAAGCATTTTTTATGGGTGGGAGAAAACCACGTGAAGAAATAGGACAAAAGGATGTGAGTCTGTCTTGGAAAGGAAGATAAGTTTCCTTTGGATGGAG
This sequence is a window from Odocoileus virginianus isolate 20LAN1187 ecotype Illinois chromosome 10, Ovbor_1.2, whole genome shotgun sequence. Protein-coding genes within it:
- the LOC139037205 gene encoding BET1 homolog; the protein is MRRAGLGEGAPPGNSGNYGYPSSGYSACEEENERLTESLRNKVTAIKSLSIEIGHEVKNQNKLLAEMDSQFDSTTGFLGKTMGKLKILSRGSQTKLLCYMMLFSLFVFFVIYWIIKLR